The following is a genomic window from Neomonachus schauinslandi chromosome 15, ASM220157v2, whole genome shotgun sequence.
CTTACCTAGCCTCTCCCTtcctcaccacctcctcctctgcACACTTTACTCCAGAAATAATACTGAGCTGCTTACAGTCCTACAAATATAGCCATGcagttccatctctctctctctgaggcaATCTGcttaattactaaaataaatatttacattgagAATGTAGTTAATTTGGTAGCTTTCTTCACGGTTTCACATTTTAAGAAGAGCCACAGAGGTTTCATTCATGTTTTAAGCAGTTGGTTTGGTAGATTCTTGTCTCTATTCCATTGATTCCATATTCCATCAATCATTCCTCACACTAGTCACCTGGAAGACTATTCTAGTGCTTTTGAAGCACTGGTTGGGGTGGCATCTGTGATGGTAGCCAAATCAATGAGATTTCTATGTAACACGTGCAGGTACACGCTTGAATAATTTTCAAGCTGGGACAGGGCTGGGAAGCCCTGTCTGTGCTATATTCACCCAATATTGGCCCACCTCTGCTACCTCTGTTTGtatctttttgtatatatatttttgtacttatcacactgaatttatttatatataccttGATAGATCTTAAAAGACCTTAAGCAGCTTTTGGTCAGAAATTTTTTCCATTAACTTCCATAGTCTTAGAATTTCACACAGTGTATGGCCCATAGTAAAACACTCAATttgtgttaaatgaatgaatattaaatatattttaatgttttatttatttatttatttatttttgagagagagagagagagaaacggggattggggggcagggcagagggagagagaaaatcttaagcaggctccacatccagagcagaccctgatgcggggctcaatctcatgtccctgagatcctgacctgagccaaaatcaagagtcggacactcatccgactgagccacccagaggcacctttaatgttttctttttttctttttttttaagattttatttatttatttgacagagagagtgagagcacaagctgggagacagagggagagggagaagcagtctccccgctgagcagggagcccgatgcagggcttgatcccaagaccccgggatcatgacctaagctgaaggcagccgcttaactaactgagccactcaggcgcccctaatgttttattttgaaaaacattttaactaTACAAAAGTGGAGATAATAGTATAGTGAACCTCTAATATCCATTCCCCAGCTTCAGCAATTACCAATCTTGTCTCCTCTCTACTACCATTTACTTTCACATCCTCTCCCTGCTGCCCaatgattattttgaagcaaatcataaaagctgtttttaatggaattttaaaaaaagaatataactcaGCAGAGCTGTATAATGAAAATATGGACATTAAGTGGGGAGAGGTTAATATAAGGAATGATTCCAAGTATGatcttatattatatatatttaaaaatttttaaatatacataaaatatacgcTTAAATActtattctttcaaaatgttttgaacATATTTCAGTTCCTTCAAGACAGCTCCCTGGTAGGTCAACTATAATGTTAAACAACTTGCTAGAGAAAAACTTGGTTTTTACTTACCAAAGCCAAAAAGACTATCAGCTTTGCCAGTTCAATGGCCCGTCCATTCACAGCTTTACTAGCCATGAAAGTGAAACAGATGTTGTTCCCACTTAGGATTAGGAGACGTGCATTATTCTCTAGAAGCCACTCACGGGGAACCACTTTTATTAGAGGAAGAACAGTTATTTAGTGAGAAATTACATAATAGCTCTAGTAAACATCATTAAGTACATGCAATATTATATTACCTTATTGGAAATACAACTAGAGCCAAGGGGAAAGCACAAAGTGCTTTGGTTTTGTAATTACTGCATTCAACCAGAGATAGAGATTACTGCCAAGTTATAGTGGCTTTTACAAATGTCCTAGCAATATAGTCAAAGCATTTCTCCTACACATATATCAAAAGGCAAGGTAGTCTAATTCTGTGTAAGGAAAGAAAccttataaactttagaatctaAAGGATTCTGCAGgaatggaaaaattttttttccatctgtgccAGCAGGAGAGGGCTTTCTTCTTACACAACCTAGGAGGTTGTTTGTGAGaatttgcaaaatggaaataactgagctatttaaatgtgaaactttcaaataataataaatacatatttattggcAATTGGAGGAAAGGAAGTTGATTATATGCATTCTCTTCAAACATATACcaaactctttaaatattttagaacatttagtGATTTCAAATAGGCAATTCCTTTGTTACCTATAGAATTATCCTTACAATTTTATAACTGTATTCGAAGAATATATTTCTACTACTCTGTGTGGTCAATATGTGCTTTTACCTGATAGTTCATCTACAAGACTGATAACATCATCTGCCGTCCACTCTTTGGTGCTTGTGTCATACAGTAATTTAATAGCATCAGCCAAACCTTTCAGACTGGATTCATCTGTAGGTCCTTCTATCATTTTCTGCCAAACCACCTGTCCTggataattgaaataaaaactaggCTATGACAGAACAGTTGGCTTTGTAATAAAGACTTCATGGattgtttaaaaaggaaactggATTGCTTAATAGAATCCCATTTGCTTATATATGCTACTTTCATAATGAAAAGTCAATTCTGATAACAGTATAAGTGTGACTGTCTCTGACTGATGTGACGAAGTTTAGCAACAATTGCTACATGAAGTAAAGAAAAGGTAGTTTCACCAAGTAGAATAGTGCTTCTAGTTCAAAGATAATGCTATGCCtgtaacaaaaattataataggggcgcctgggtggctcagtcagttaagtgtatgccttcgggtcaggtcaagattgggccctctgctcagctgggagcctgcttctccctcccccgccaccccgcttgtgcttttctctctttgtcaaataaataaataaaatcttttaaaaaattataataggcAACTGATGTAATcgtactaaaataaaatgaaatctattgATATCCTTCCAAAAAGAGAACATGTTGTATTTGAGTACCttccaaatattaaatatatcaaaacaCAGTAATCCAGccaatttttgaatatttacctATGACCAATTCTCTATGTGAAttacacaaaacaaaatttgatCCCAGATTGGCTTCCTGCTGCTACTTTAAACTGGTTACCTCCTGACATAGGTAATGTGAACCAAAGAAGAACTGTATGCTAATTTTAACATTAATCTAAGCAAAACTTAATTAGAGAGGCAAAAAAATGCACATAATCATATTATGCACCCAAAATTAAGTAAAACATCAATTTAACTACTACTGTGCTTTACAGACACTATTATTACCTTCCAGCAGCAAACATAATCTTGAGGTAAGGTAatgtttagaaatgaaaagtagTGACTTTTAGGTATACCAGAGATGATAGGAATATATTTGGTAATGGCCTGCAGTCTTGAAGTTTAAGTTATGCATAAGCTAATGTAGTGTACATCTATGAAATCATGAAACACAGTTTAATCATTaggaatgaggaaactgagcaggTACAAAAAGATACGTTTCCTAAAGTAGAGGTAATTAACGTTTTGTAACATACATCCCTAAAAAATGTATGCTCACCATCTTGAGGAGATATTggtccaaagatgatatacaataATCTTGCCTGATTCACCATTGGCCATGGTTTTAATATACGTGTCAACCAAAAAGCAGAATCACTTCGATGTGTCCAGTGATCAAGCAGGACGTTCCTACAGAACAGTCTGATCCTTAACTCCAGTTTTCGGGCACTTCCTATGAAGACAAAAGAATTGTAAACCATTCTTCCTAGAAAGGCTGATGTGCACATTGGATATGCACACAGTGGATATGGTCAGTGATAGACATCTGTAATATACTTTGTACTgaaagtattatttcattttcctctgtAAAAATTTTAGATTATCAAGggactattttttaaacaattttattgagatatactttaCACATCATACAATccagtggttttagtatattcacagatatgtacAGCCAGCACCAAGtcaatttagaacattttcatcacctcaaaaagaaatcctgtTCTTTTAGCTATCACCCCCCATCCCTCCATTCTTTACCATCCCTAGACTTAAGCAACCAATAATCTACCCTCTGTCTctaaagatttcctttttctggACTTCAtacgaatgaaatcatatagtatgtggtcttttgtgactgatttctttcacttagcatgtttcaTCCATGTTATGGCATCTATCAGtacttccttcatttttatggccaaataatattccatggcatAGATgttcctcattttgtttatccattcacccgctgatagacatttgggttgtatccaccttttggctattacaaataatgctgttattAAGATTTGTGTACcagtttctgtgtggacatatgttttcatttctctttcggatatacctaggagtggaatttctgggtcatagagtaACTCTAAGTTTAGTCATTTGAGGAACTGCtagactgctttccaaagtggctgcaccatcttacaTCCcgaccagcaatgtatgaaggttccaatttctccatattttcaccaacacttgttgttatctgactttttgattttagccatcctagtgggtatgaagtagtATCCTgagtttgtttgtcttttttaacagacttattgaaatatatataatttacataccaaaaaattcactcatttaaagtgtataattcaatagTTTACAATCTATAATATTATtggggctggctcagtcggaagagcatgtgactcttgaagtTGAAGTCGTGGGTTCATGCCCCatgtcaggtgtagagattacttaaataaacttaaaaaaatctattatattattaatttttaaaaattgtggtaaatatatttatttatacatatatagatatatataacacaaagtttgccatcttaatcatttttaaagtgtacGATACAGTGGCATCACTTAATTCATAATGCTGTTCAACCATCACAACTGTTTATTTCCAAAACTCTTTATCACCTCAAACAGAAACTCTAtaaccattaagcaataactccccatttccctctgcccccagttcctgaTAACCtcaaatctgctttctgttttaatGAATTTGCCTGTTTGAGATACCTCAGTTAAGTGGaatcacaatatttgtcctttgttgtctgacttatttcacttagcatgttttccaAGTTCATCCATTTTAGCATGCATCAaagcttctttcctttttatagctgaaaaatattccattgtatgaagagaccacatgttgtttatccattcatctattcattgaTAAACACCTGGGTTGTTCCCACTTTttgggtattgtgaataatgctgctgtgaacattggcaTACAAGTATCTTTCCAAGTCCCAGCTCTCAACTCCCTTAGGAATAGCtaggagtggggcacctgggtggcttggtcgttaagcgtctgccttcagctcaggtcgtgatcccagggtcctgggatcaagccccacatcgggctccctgctaggcgggaggcctgcttctccctctccctctccccctgcttgtgttccctctctcactgtgtctctctctgtcaaataaataaataaaatctttttttttttttaaagattttatttatttatttgagagagagaatgagagacagagagcatgagagggaggaaggtcagagggagaagcagactccctgccgagcagggagcccgatgcgggactcgatcccgggactccaggatcatgacctgagccgaaggcagtcgcttaaccaactgagccacccaggcgcccaaataaataaaatctttaaaaaaaaaaaaaaaaagaatagctaggagtggaattgcttggtcatatgacaattctatgtttagctttttgagaaatGGTCAagttgttttccatagtggtggcaccattttacatttttataccaTTTATGTTCTACTTACTTGTAGATAAGACAAGAGTAAATAGAAAGTCCACCAATGATCTAAGGCCATATGAAGTAAGTACCCCTTGATGTATTAAGCCAAGTAACACAGCAGCAGGAAAGGCTTTACAGAGAAAGTCTGGCAAATTGGGTCTTAAAAGATGAAGAGAGatggtattttagaaaaaaaaaaatgaataaaagacatGAAGTAGAAATGCATAAGAGATATGTGACACAGTGAGGAAAGTGATAAAGACTACTCTATGTCAAACTGATACAGAGAATAATGgggaataaatttgaaaaagtagATTAGGATGAGAATGTGAAGGGCTTTATAAACAGTttggactttattatttttttttttaaagattttatttatttatatgacagagagagacagcgagaacaggaacacaagcagggggagtgggagagggagaagcaggcttcccgctgagcagggagcccgacgtgggactcgatcccaggaccctgggatcatgacctgagccgaaggcagacgcttaacgactgagccacccaggcgcccagtttggACTTTATTTTGATGACATCGGGCAGCCAATAAAAGGTTTGGGACATGATAAAtcaattttgttattgtttcattGGGCTTCTAATCTGCTTTTTTGATCCATAATTTGTTTCATAATGAAATATCTCAAGCTGTCAGAAAAGCAGAGATACTGTAACAAATATTGTGTACCAGTCACTTAGCTTTGTCAAAGCTTTACTTTTTGCtatatttgcttcagatttttttttaaagattttatttatttatttgacagagagagacatggggagaaagggaacacaagcagggggagtgggagagggagaagcaggcttcccacagaggagggagcccgatgctgggctcgatcccaggaccctgcgatcatgacccgagccgaaggcagacacttaatggctgagccacccaggtgcccctatttgcttcagatttttaaaaaaataaataaaacatggggcgcctgagtggctcagtcgttaagcgtctgccttcggcttgggtcatgatcccaggatcctgggatcgagccccgcatcgagccccgcttcaggctccctgctctgcgggaagcctgcttctccctctcccactccccctgcttgtgttccctctctcgctgtgtctctctctgtcaaagaaatgaataaaatcttataaataaataaataaatacatacatacatacatacatacatacatacataggtaGGGTTACAGCTTCTTGTATATCACTCCCAATCCTCTTCCCCTTCATCCTTAGAGGTAATCACCATCTTGAATTTGGGTTTTGACCCTCTTGTactagtcagggttctccagaaaaatagaacaaacaggatgtgtatatatacatggagAAGAATTTATTTTGAGGAATTAGCTCACGAGATTGTGGAGGCTTGGcaatccaaaatctgcagggtttGCTGGCAGACTAGAGACCAGAGAAGAGTTTCAGTTCAaatccaaaggcagtctgctggtAGAATTTTTTCTTGCTTGGGAGGTCAGTCTTTATCTATTAAGGCCTTCAAGTGATTGATGAGCCCTACCCATGttatggaggataatctgctttacttaaagtctactgatttaaatgttaatctcatctaagaAATAACTTCagagaaacatctagaataaagTTTGATTAAATATCTGGGTActatggcccagccaagttgacatacAAACTTAACTATCACATCTCccaactaaatctttttttttttttttttaaattttatttatttatttgacagagagagacacagcgagagagggaacacaagcagggggagtgggagagggagaagcaggcttcccaccgagcagggagcctgatgtggggctcgatcccaggaccctgggatcatgacctgagccgaaggcagacgcttaacgactgagccacccaggtgcccctcccaactaaattcttatattttttaatatatgcatattaacaataaaaagaatacatagaatcattttacatgtttttaattgGTATATAAATAGTATCATGTGGAAAATATCCTTTGGTTACCTTTTTCTCAACTtacattttgagatttatccatattaaTATATGTGgctttagttcattcattttaactacAATGGTTTTAACTGTATGGATActtaattcatttatccattctcctgacGATGGGCATTTATTTAGATTGTTTGCAGTTTTTCATGGTTACATGCTGTAATGCTCATTCTTATACAGGTCTCCTTATGCACACTGTGGAAGTATCTCAGAGTGAAATTGCTAGATTGTAGgattccataattttaaaaatatgaagtatttcatatatatatatatataaaggtttaAAGACTACTATAATGAACACCTTTGTATCCTccatccagtctttttttttttttttttaagattttatttatttgcgagagagagaatgagagacagagagcatgagagggaggagggtcagagggagaagcagatcccccgctgagcagggagcccgatgcgggactcgatcccgggactccaggatcatgacctgagccgaaggcagtcgcttaaccaactgagccacccaggcgccccatccagtcttaattaataaaatattattaatacaGCTGAGCCCTCTGAATACTTCTTTCTCTAATCACATGCCATGTTTGCCTCACAATCTAATTCAGTGTTTATCATCCCCTTACATTTCTTTGTCCTTTTACTACATATGGAtgtcatgattttcttttaaatatacttttgaactctgtttttttctattttttttttttttaaagattttatttagttatttgacagagagagacacagcgagagagggaacacaagcaggggaagtgggagagggagaagcaggcttcccgccgagcagggagcccgatgcggggctcgatcccaggaccccaggatcatgacctgagccgaaggcagacgcttaacgactgagccacccaggcgccccgctttttttctattttaatatctgTATAATATTATCTGTGAATTGTAGTTTTTTTACCTGGTTTGCTGCAGACAACAGTCTGCATCTTGCGGGAGAGATTAGTCAGCTCACATAAGAAGATATATACACGATGGCACTCGAGTTCATCCCAACCTGCTGTTAAGGtctgagaataataaaataaaggaaacattaCGGATGTTCAGACCATCAAATCAAAATGTAAGTCACTGCTAGCTTATGAGCATAACTGCTGTAGCACATGATTGAGGTGATGTGCAACTTTTATCCATTATGGAATTTTCAGATTAATAAGAAAATTTACATAAACAAATCCTAGAAATGCTCCAAAACCCAGTTTCTTTTTGGTTGTAAAGGGAGTATCCTTTCAAATGGTACCGAATCCTGAACTCTGACAGTGTGGGTAAAGTAACAAAGGCCAAAATCCTAGAACACAACATTAGATATCTGACTCACAACCATACTGTGGTTTAGTTTTCAACAGAATCCCTTTGAGGTCCTCTAGTTACCATTTATGATATTGCTTACAAATGAtaatgatctctttttttttttttaagattttatttatttatttgacagagagacatagcgagagcaggaacacaagcagggggagtgggagagggagaagcaggcttcctgctgagcagagagcccgatgcggggcttgatcccaggaccctgggatcatgacctgagccgaaggcagacgcttaacgactgagccacccaggcgcccgataatgacctcatcttaatgcGACAATTATGAGCATTTACTAATAACATTTTGATGTGAACGagcaaaaattttttattagGACAAAGTTTAATAATTATCTTTGAGCCAACCAGAATGTACAGTTAAACATACATGAAAAGGAAATTCAAATGGTACGCCACTCTAGTTAGACTTTGAAAAGGTTGATTAATcatataaatttttcttaaaacagttGAACTGGATTTTAGTAGTTTAAGAATTAATCTCATTCTCTGtggaaggacagagaagaaaCTGCTAACAACAGTTACTTCTGTTGAAGTCAACTCAGTAGACCAGAGACAGGCCATGATGGTAgagttacttttcattttatacaagtttgtaccttttgaattttatataaatatatgtgtttatattacCTGTCCTTCTTCCCCCAAAAGCAAAAATCTATCTTAGAAGAGGGATGGTAGGAAGGCAAAAATGTACCTGTAAAAACATGCCATAACATGGTAATCCTAAACATTGGATAGGAGCTGCACAGCCATTGAATTTAAAACAGGAAACCTGTAAAGAGAACAACTATTAATTCCTCTTTTTCAGTGGAACTGTACAACGACTGGACATTGAAATTTAATGGAAATATGCAAGAATTTTTCAGTATTAAttgaaaataactaaaatgctAAATAATTAGCATTGTGTTACATAGGTAAGatcacaaaagaaatataaaagtctATCTTAAAGGAGTTCATAAATACATGcatgtgaaattattttgataattcaGGTTAGAATatacataaatgttaaaatgactAAATATACACTGTATCAGATACTGTGAAAGCAGAAACAAGATAAATTTGGGAATGATCAAAACAGCTTCTGAAGCATGTGAAAAAAGCATTGTCTTAAAATAGGATTCAAATGTTAAGAAATGAGAGgtgacctgggtggctcagtcattaagcatctgcctttggctcaggtcatgatctcagggtcctgggatcaagccccgcatcgggctccctgctccacgggaagcctgcttctccctctcccactccccttgcttgtgttccctctctcgctgtgtctctgtcaaataaatcaaatctttttttaaaaaaatataaggaatgAAAAAGATAGGAAAGATAGGTGAGGGGAACAATAAGGACAAAATTGTATAGTGGTAGGAATAAGAAGCTTTATGTGGGAAGAAAGATACGACATGCTTAACTGGGCTCAATGTAGTAGGGAGTAAGGTTGTATTGTCAGGAAGAGCCCTAAATACCAGCTATAGACTTTAGACCTTATCTTGCTGAAATTGAGTAGCTACtgaaagattttttaagtaagaaaattaACTCAACGAAAGGGATGAATAACCTTGATTCAGCATACAGAATGTCTTGGGAAGTAAagaaatagatgcagaaagatcATCTGAGAAGCTGCTGTAATAATATAGACCTGAACTCAGTGCAAATACTGACATGAAAAAAAGCTAATGCATCAGAAACAGTTTGCATACTACTGAGTGTAGAACTGAACCATCAGTGTTGGATGTATGTTTGAGTTTGTATAGTGAAACTCAAAACTTATACAGAGATTATGCCTAAACACATGGATACACATTCAAGTCATAAATcatcataaacattttattttatttttaaaatgttttaaagatttatttatttattttagagttagagagagagtgtgtgcatgtgtgcgtgggagggtagaggcagagggagagggagagagaatctcaagcagactccccattgagcgccGAGTCTAATACAgagctcagtcccatgaccctgagatcatgacctgagctgaaaccaacagtcagacgcttaaccaactgagccacccagacgctctcaaaagttttgttattttaatattaaaaatactttcctatgttttcttttcttttttttttttaaagattttatttagtttttagagagcgagcaagagagaaacagcatgagaggggaaagggtcagagggagaagcaggctccccgctgagccgggagcccgatgtgggactcgatcccaggactctgggatcatgacctgagccgaaggcagacgcttaaccatctgagccacccaggcgccctttcctatgttttcatacatttataaACAGTAAGATTAACattcagaaattatttcattttaataaaatatctaaaacacTTTAAAACAGCCTCAGGACTCTCATGTAggataaaaaatacttttatactCTGATAAATCTAATAAACTTGAATAGATATTCTTAGGTAtacataaaaattgttttatgacAAGTAAAAGACTACTATATTTTGGTGTTTTATAATCTCTGGGTACTTGGTATAGTATTAGATTATCATCAATCAATTATTAGTACTAATTCATGAAATTCTAATAATTGAAGATGGATCTAAAATGGGTGTAAGatactaataaaaaatatctttactaGAAATCAAGACTGTGAACCAACTGAGAAGTGTGATCTTACTTCTGCCAGTATCTTGTGAATGTACTTTAGTCTTTCCCTTGTGGGTAGCAGCAACGTACATCTTTTAAATAGCAGACCTGAGAATGtaaagagacacatgaaaaaaatgacaatacaaTTAATGTAAGAGTACCTGTAAAGTACAGCATAACATTTCCTTGAAAGTCAAGTATGGTAAATCACAGTGGACTGTGAGCTGATATGGTTCTGAAGAGGAAGTTTGGGAGCAAGGGTACCAAACACTTACAATATATGGTGTTTACCAAGTAACTGTGATGTCCACTAAGTGgcataaaatcttacaaaaatgaTGAAATTGATGTTATAAGACAGATATTGAAAgtatttagatttaaaaagatataacaaCAGACACAAAGATACACTAGTGGAACTGTCTCTTTATTCTATAGAAAACagattcaaatatttcttgattaaCATGTTCACAAAGGAAAATGCTTTAAGAGCTTTTAATGTAAAACatggaaagaatgagaaaagcgattttgtattcctttctccatataaaatttttttgaaatcataAGTACTTAAAATTTCAGAGGTTAGAAGTTATTTTCACTCACAGAAGGTATCCAGTTTGGatgaaatattcatttcttc
Proteins encoded in this region:
- the FBXO47 gene encoding F-box only protein 47 encodes the protein MASRVNTSFTLIPNQKYRRSNRRSSSYFSNTLGSDSQPLSTLGNFKALPLEIFQIILRYLSVKDISMLSMVSKTVSQHIINYISTSSGSKRLLLQDFHNLELPCKRQDSAILEHYRSLGLLFKRCTLLLPTRERLKYIHKILAEVSCFKFNGCAAPIQCLGLPCYGMFLQTLTAGWDELECHRVYIFLCELTNLSRKMQTVVCSKPGSARKLELRIRLFCRNVLLDHWTHRSDSAFWLTRILKPWPMVNQARLLYIIFGPISPQDGQVVWQKMIEGPTDESSLKGLADAIKLLYDTSTKEWTADDVISLVDELSVVPREWLLENNARLLILSGNNICFTFMASKAVNGRAIELAKLIVFLALVCEKELYCMDWAVKMMQKVCKVFSTPMERNNFLQSVANAFACVIMEMLQAVMSGDRDEDDRSFLNLFHLVHAQANFHKEVLYLTMNTLST